CGGTAGATATTGACATTATTACCACTCAAAGCAGAGAGGAAGTTGAAGCCGTCTTGGAGAAAGTAGTAGCAAACTCACATTTCAATAAATGGGAGCTGCAAGACAGAAGAAGCTACAAGGAAGGTGTACCCAAAGCTCATTACGAATTTGATTATGAATCGAGCCTCAATCAAAGTGCTCATTTTGTGTTGTTGGATATTCTATTTGAACAAACCGATTACCCTAGATTATTATCGGCTCCCATTCAATCGGAATGGATTGAATCCGAAGAAGTTTTAGAAGTAGTTGTACCGTCTATTGAATCCATTCTAGGAGACAAACTCACGGCATTTGCACCCAATACAGTTGGTATTTTGTACGATAAGGATAAAGAGCAAGAAATCATCAAGCAGCTTTTTGATATTGGTTGCCTGTTCGATGAAGCGGATAACGTAGAGGAAATTGCGTTGAGCTTTGAGAAAATTGGAACCAAGGAAATCAACTACCGTGAACTTGAAATTGGCTTAACGGAGATACTGGATGATATTTTCACCACTTCCTTACTCATAGCCAAACGAACCAAGAACACCGGAGAGCCGGACAAAACAAGATTTACCGAACTCACCACCGGAATACGCAGGTTTGAAGGCTTCTTGATCGCTGAAAACTTCAAAATAGAGGATGCCATACTTGCAGCAGGTAAGGCAGCCTACCTCACCAAACAATTAAAGAACAAAGACTATACATCTATAGAAAAGTTTAACGGTCAGGACATCAGTAAACTGGAAATCACCGGAGAGCTGAACTTCCTGAACAAACTCAAAAAGTCGAGAGACAAAGCAGCATTTTTCTATTGGTATAAGGCGTTGAATTAACATGAAAACCGACTTTTCAAAAATATTATCCAAGTCCGATTTTAAGGTAGCCCGTAGCTGCCCGACCAAGCTCTATTACAAGAAAAACGGCTACCCATCTGCCAATGATGGTAACGAATACATGGAATACCTTGCCGAAGGTGGTTATGCCGTTGGTAAATTGGCTACACTTCATTTTCCGGAAGGTATTCGCATACAAAACGAACTCGGACTAAAGAGTGCCATTACTCAAACCAAAGAAGAACTACAAAAAGAAAATGTAGTCCTTTTTGAACCGGCTTTGTTAACGGAAGGAAAAGTCGCTGCCATTGATATTTTAGTCAAGGAAGGCAATCGTTTTGAAATTATTGAGGTAAAGTCCAAAGGCTTTGATTCTGATAACCCGAAATTTGACAAAGGTTGGGATGAATACCTAGAGGATATTGCATTTCAAAAGGAGCTTTTACAAGAAGTATTTCCGAATGCTCATATCGACTGTTTTCTGTTTGTTCCGGACAAAGCCAAGCGAACACAAATAGATGGCTTAAATGCTTTGTTTGAGCTCAAAGAAGTAGAAGCTCACAATCAGTTTAAGTTTTACGAGATTGAATTTATCGGTGATCCTAAAATTATCCGAAAGGATGATTTTATGGTAAAGGTGAATGTAAACGATGAAGTAAACAAACACAGTTCCATCATTAAAAATGCCATTAAACTCTATTCTGAAAGTTTGCAGCAAGAGACTAAAATTCAGGAACCTTTGAATATAAATTGCTTCTCTTGTGAATACAATGCAGGAGATGATAAAAACGGCTACCATGAATGTTGGAAAGGAATGCCGGAACCGGAATTACATATCAGAGATGTTTACCGTTTGGGGAATATCAAAGAAAACAAGGAATCCGTTGCTAATAATCTAATTGGAGATAAAAAACTGGATGTAGATGCCTTGCCTGAAAAAGCTATTGAAGGCGTTTGGGGTGAACGCAGATTGATACAGATTAACAATACCAAAGCTCAATCGGAATGGATAGCCAGGGAATTGAAAGAAGAAATCAACTCATGGAAATATCCGCTGCATTTTATAGACTTTGAAACCTGTATTACGGCATTACCTTTTCACAAAGGCATGCGACCTTATGAAATGAGTGCTTTTCAATGGAGTTGCCATACCATTAAACAACCCGGATCCGAACCAATTCATAGTGAGTGGCTCAATAGCGATCCTAAATTCCCAAGTTTTGCCTTTGCAGAAAGTTTGATGAATAAGGTCGGCTATGATGGTACACTTTTGATGTGGAGCTCGCATGAAAATACCACCTTGCGAAACATCTATTACCAAATGGAAGAGTACAATCAGTCTATTCCGGGATTAAAACGATGGTTGGAATACGTGGTGAAGTTTGATAAAAATGGAGCCGGAGCCTTTGTGGACATGAACGATTTGGCATTGAAATACTATTTCCACCCGGTAATGAAAGGACGTACCAGTATCAAAGTAACACTGCCGGCTGTTTTGGCTGCTAACAAGTCTAAACGCACCGAAAACTGGCTATCCAATTTTGACGAAGGGATCAATTTATTGCACCGTGGCGAAGACGGAATAATTGAGAACCCATACAAACATTTGCCACCTATCGACTTATTGGAAAATGCCGAAAAGGTGAACGAAGGAACCGGAGCTATGCGTGCTTATGAGGATATGCTCTTTGGTATCAGTAAACACCAACCGGAAATAAAAAAAGCCTACAAAGAGGCTTTATTACGTTATTGCAAACTGGATACGCTTGCCATGGTGATTATTTGGGAGCATTGGAGGAATTTATAGTTTTCCCTTGGCTTGCTCTAAAAAGCTGTAAAGAGTAGTAAAATCCTCCTGACTAAGAAACACATAACTTTTACCATCGTATTTCTCTAACTTCAAATAAGTGGTCCACTTACCTTTACTCCAGTAACATCCGGCTTCAAAACCTCCACGGCTTCTGTATATCACCTCAGAATAGTTTTCTGATGTAGAAGGGAAAATTTTCTCTTGCATAATTTTAATTGACTTCATTAAGCCATCAATTTCATCAACATCCAATAAAGCCTGCTTTGTATCAGTACTATAACTTGATTTAACTTCGTATTCAAATTTTATTGCACTTGTGCTTTTGTCAGAGATTAAGTCCTGAAACTTTACCACTTGAACTTTAGCTCCTTTAATATCTCCAATTTCGAGATAGTCTTTTTTTATGAGGGCTCCGGAAGAGGTTGAAAATTTTTCTGCGTTACTTACTTCTACTTCTTTAGTAGTTTGAGCATACGATGAGAATACAAACATTCCCATTAACATTACTAATAGTGTTTTTTTCATGATATTAATTTTTGGGTTATTGCAAGGTTGTTCCATCTGCAAATAGAATTTTCTCCGGCTTCCATTGCAGCTTAATTTGTTTTAATGACTTTGACTTTAAGAGTTGATCATCATTCATAAACTGATTATAGTCTGTTTGAGCACTGTAATTGGTTGTTGATTTAGCTTTCACACCATCATCATAGGTCAAATTCAACGACTTTATTTCTTTATCAAAAAGATCTAAAAACACCATTTGACCAGTAAATGCTGTGATGTCTTTATCTGTCTTATTTTCAAAAGCGAATTTGTAGGTGATATAATCTTGGTAGTTGTATTCAGTGAATCCTTTGTCGTAAATGGTAACGGTCAAGGCATTTTTCAAACGAGCAATTCGTTCTTTCTCTTCCTTTTTAGCTTTTTCTGCCAATTCTTGTTGGATACGCTCTTCTTCCTCTTGCTTCTTTTTAAAGGCTTTTGCCTCTTCTAAGATTTGGGAGTAGCTTTTCCCATCAAGAGGTTCTTTCAATAGTTTAGCACGCATAAAATACCCTGCTAGAAGCATAGTTTCTGTGCTATCTAAAGCATTGGCTTCCTTAATGGCTTTTAAATCATTTTCAAAAGTGGCATCACTGTATTTATTCTCCAATGGTGATGAGCAAGAGGCTAAAATCGCTATAAAAGCTAGGTAAAATATTTTCTTCATTTTGACAGTTCCTTTAAAATTCTTGACAAAGAAATGTAAAGAATTTGTCAACTAGCGTCAAAATAAAATTAAATTGATCTTTTCTCACTCAAATAATCCCTAAAAGCTTGCGGATAGACTACTTCAATTTCACCGGGTAAGCCTAAAACAAAGCGACCAACTCCTAAGAAATTACCAACCTCTGTGGTAAGCAGGTAGTTGTTATCATCTACTTTTTTGAGGCACTTTTCGCTCAATGGAAATTCTTCTAAAATCAAATTGTAAGCTACTAAGGACAATTGAAGCTGAATAGCAATGGGTTCAAAGCTTTGCATTCTAAAAATATCCGTTATTCCTACTCGATGCTTGGGTTTGTATTGCCAATCATTATCCAGAATTTCCA
This genomic interval from Tamlana carrageenivorans contains the following:
- a CDS encoding nucleotidyl transferase AbiEii/AbiGii toxin family protein; the protein is MIKAHCFTKEWINGFKQQKHFKRINPPVLEKMIQALSLLQQLKAHGLNFTFKGGTSLVLLLSKSRRFSVDIDIITTQSREEVEAVLEKVVANSHFNKWELQDRRSYKEGVPKAHYEFDYESSLNQSAHFVLLDILFEQTDYPRLLSAPIQSEWIESEEVLEVVVPSIESILGDKLTAFAPNTVGILYDKDKEQEIIKQLFDIGCLFDEADNVEEIALSFEKIGTKEINYRELEIGLTEILDDIFTTSLLIAKRTKNTGEPDKTRFTELTTGIRRFEGFLIAENFKIEDAILAAGKAAYLTKQLKNKDYTSIEKFNGQDISKLEITGELNFLNKLKKSRDKAAFFYWYKALN
- a CDS encoding DUF2779 domain-containing protein; translation: MKTDFSKILSKSDFKVARSCPTKLYYKKNGYPSANDGNEYMEYLAEGGYAVGKLATLHFPEGIRIQNELGLKSAITQTKEELQKENVVLFEPALLTEGKVAAIDILVKEGNRFEIIEVKSKGFDSDNPKFDKGWDEYLEDIAFQKELLQEVFPNAHIDCFLFVPDKAKRTQIDGLNALFELKEVEAHNQFKFYEIEFIGDPKIIRKDDFMVKVNVNDEVNKHSSIIKNAIKLYSESLQQETKIQEPLNINCFSCEYNAGDDKNGYHECWKGMPEPELHIRDVYRLGNIKENKESVANNLIGDKKLDVDALPEKAIEGVWGERRLIQINNTKAQSEWIARELKEEINSWKYPLHFIDFETCITALPFHKGMRPYEMSAFQWSCHTIKQPGSEPIHSEWLNSDPKFPSFAFAESLMNKVGYDGTLLMWSSHENTTLRNIYYQMEEYNQSIPGLKRWLEYVVKFDKNGAGAFVDMNDLALKYYFHPVMKGRTSIKVTLPAVLAANKSKRTENWLSNFDEGINLLHRGEDGIIENPYKHLPPIDLLENAEKVNEGTGAMRAYEDMLFGISKHQPEIKKAYKEALLRYCKLDTLAMVIIWEHWRNL